In Gossypium arboreum isolate Shixiya-1 chromosome 5, ASM2569848v2, whole genome shotgun sequence, a single genomic region encodes these proteins:
- the LOC108451938 gene encoding ATP synthase small subunit 6, mitochondrial-like has translation MKRWFDPWPVFFKREFNRTWPFLVGFAVTGTIITKFSLGLTEEDAKNSPFAQKHKR, from the exons ATGAAGAGGTGGTTCGATCCATGGCCGGTTTTCTTCAAGAGAGAGTTCAACCGGACGTGGCCCTTTCTTGTTGGTTTCGCTGTAACTGGAACTATCATCACCAAGTTCTCCCTCGGTCTCACTG AGGAAGATGCGAAGAATTCGCCTTTCGCTCAGAAGCACAAGAGGTAA